tACCTCACGAAAGCGAATCCCCTGCTCTCCCTTGTGTATCGGTCTCGGGGTATGTAGATATCGCCTACTTCGCCACATCTTTCGAACACACGGCGCAAATCTTCAGGCGTTGTGCGGTACGTTAGGTTGTCGACTTTCAACGACACCATGCCGTCTATACGCGGCGGTGGCCTTCCGTAACTCATTGTGGATGATGTTTACCACTATCACTGTcttatgattaattatttcactgagaaatgaaaacaaactaaaatggCGTCTCAAAGATCAAGGCGACCACAGCGTGCAAGCGTTTTATCCAATATGGCTACCGGAAGAGAGATTCATTGACAAGTTGACAAGAGACAAGACATCGAGAATTTTAAAAACGGAAATGCTAAAATCATTgccattttaaaaaacaaacttttataaaaacatgaaatagATAAGATAGTGTTCAGGTTTTAAAGATTCGGCTATAGcttgatttatttagatttaatttaatacagcacatttatttatgaaaaagtgTTTTACCAATCATGCAGTTTAAATCAATACCTAGCATAAATGACCATCCTTTTGTTCTTTTCAAAAGCTATGTTGCTATGgtaatttttgtttagaaaCACTAATCAAGTATTGGAagtcacaaataattatttgtaaatttcagATTGTAGGTAGGGCACGTAgggcaaataaaataaaattcacgtATATTTTTGGACATTGTCGAAACTTTGCAGTTTAGATAACAATTTATAGCAATGTCTGGTATCAAACAAGTACGGAATAAAAAGGTCCTCCCTGATCTTAGAAAAGAGGGCATACTTACGAAGGAAATTTTATTGTCAACAAAAGTTAAACATGGTGTCCCTACTGGATCTAGACTGTTTTCGCATCATACTTTAGCTAGTGTTAGGCGTCTGAGCTTTTACCACCCTTTcttgtaagtataataatttcagCTTCAACTATTTATTTGCTCTTCCAAGATAACTAAAGCCTGCCTAATTACCTATCGTCTTCAAAAGATACAACGCGAATCAATGGTATGATCTTTGTCTTTTCGTTTGGAGAAAAGCACTTTCCTGCTTTTTGCTATAGCATGTGTTGTCGAGACCGGCCTTAAGTCGTTATTAATAATTGAAGTCGCTAATTTaacattaacaaattaattatttctttaattctaATCTTTTAGCTTACCAGAAGATAGTCTTGACTTAGTTCTAGCAGCTACATATAATCATTCAACTGAGAAATTTGCGGACAAGGAAGACTTGTACATACAACCTGAGACTATCGGCTGTGACACTTGGCGGAGACTCAGAAACACCTTTGATAAACACCCACCCGTTGTAATACCTTTGGTAAGTAATGCATTTTCATGTATCAAGAATGGCATTTTTGTATGGGTTGATGGTATCACAATGACGCTATTGTACAATATGCCAACTAGTTCTATGATTCTTTTTAGGCTGCTTCAGTATCTAATTCTTCATGTTTCTTTTTTCAGGGTCACCCCATGAAGCGTGGTGGAGTTCGCGAGAAGCGTTCTCCATTCAGTGTAAAACTGATGAATTCGGGAGTTCACTCCTCGCAGACCAACCCTGGATACAGCAGACAGCCAGCCGGCGGCGCTATATTCTTCTATTAATGTTTGTATGCTAACTAGCAACAATCCCATTCTTCCTTATCTAGTTCATACCTACTTCTACGTAATTAATATAAGcaaataatgtacctattttcaaaaaactcaatatttttaaattagaatataattGAAATGCGTGTTATTAATTGTACTTTACttaaatttgtaaatttaagtacctacctatgtagtCCCCTACCTCTCCGTTGGATTTTTCCGTTGGTTATTGACTGCGTTTGCAGTTctataatatgtacctacacGTTTAGATTAAAAgtatgtgtttgtgttttgttcCTAAATAATCAtgtggtaaaataaataaatacgtttgtaacaaattgtaaaagttttatttcatttacatttcATTTACGAAATACGTTAAACACAATACTTATATAAGTGTTTTCTTAAAATTGGTATGGACAATATGTTATTATCCAAACCAATTTTGAGAAAAGTTAATTAATGATAACAGTAaacacatataaatataatattgataaatattgaaaaattatgttcaatgttatctaaatgtacctacctaatcaCGGTACATAGGTACGTAATAACGAAATtataaatgtacctacttatggCAACTTCCAATAAGCTTGAGCGGGAAATATGAATACACCGGAACAGGTTATTTCTCATTATGAGAAGGTATTTACTAGTTTTTGGTATCATTATTTcagctattttaatatttgcagCATCTATCACTGTGAAAAAGGCCTGCCATATGCAATCgtttgtaggtaggtataatatgaAGCACCATATTCATGTAGTCACAGTGGTTTATGTAGGCACATAATGTAGATACAATAATTACGATAAGGTTTGTTAACGAGCACTTTAATGAAAACTGCGATTTAATagcgaatataataattatataatctGTTAATTTTTAcgaaagtaggtaggtataataaataattcggtAGGTACGAAACATAAGTAAATTGCTATCATCATAATAATACTATGATGCTAGTACTTGCCCAACGTGCCTTATATTCATTTATGTAGTCGACGATAGAAAATAAGTACTAGTTTACATTCTTACCTCAATCATCCAACTGATCGTGATGGAGAAAGCAAGTGAGGGTAGGTATCACAACATATCTATGTGAACGAACCGGAAATTGAACCCACTAAGGAGTTTCCAACTCTGTAGGTGACAGCAGCGCTGCCTATAGGGTACAATTCCGAATATAAACTATCAAAACGTATTCAAGCACACACACAAAAAGTTTCATCCGAATCGGTCGGGCcattttcatagttttttatttttataaactgaaagaaataagaaaaatataaaaatactttaagactggctacaaaaaaacattttcggATACGTGACGAAAAAGGTCCAATCCAGACTGGCAGAAAAGTAGTTGTCGAAAACACAATTTACGAAACAAGACAGCATAGAAaattattgagaaattttattgaaaatatgtaaattttgtttgagtTCAGGAACACAATTGACCGTTGCGTGCTATGGAATTCTTGGACACTCTTGGTGTGTGACAGAGTTTGTACttctttttattacttgttaGGTCTTaacctgaaaattaaacagCCCGAACAGAACCGCAGTTTAGGCTATAGAGACGTGTTTACATGACCTAGTGGTGGAATCAGGTTTTAACTAAGGCGGACTTGAGGAGACCAGGGTATGAGGGCACGAAGTTTCAAATACTTGGGAGTTGATTTAAATGTGTTTTCGCTCGAGCTTCCCAGCCGCTAACGCTGTATTGCTAGTGTCATGATATGTGTATGTAGGAATAAATTAGGTACACTAATGATGTTTTGTTATAGATGtagatacaaaaattaaaaaagctcATCGTGTAAGATCTTGGTACCTGTATGAACAATACAAGTCACTCGAGGATCACCAGCTCAATGCTGCCCAGAAATTGAAGGACAAGTCGTATCAGGAGAAAATTTTGCGTCAGGAAATATTGGAGAGGAGAGCGAGACGCAAGTTGTATGATCAGTTTCCGCTATGTCAAAGTGAGCCTGGAATAAAGCGGAAGATCAAAAGTGAATCTGGAAAGGCTTCAGTCAGTGTGAGTAGCGAATTCTTTGAGAGTTTCAGTGACGAACCCCAAGACGAAGAGATAACTCGTGAAACTGAGTTTGAGGATATTTACAGTGAAGATTCAAACTATAGCAAAAGTTACTCGGAGGAACTGAAAATGGCTAACGAACGGGAAGAAAATACCAGTTACTCCGAGAGTGCGAATAGTATCGTCGAGAATGCTATACCTGATGAGATAAACGTCTGTAAGTGTAAAAAAGAAGATCAGTTTACTTCGATGACGATAGCTCAAGACATTAATAAACAGATGAATgaaattaaacagaattttgACAGTATGGAGAATATTGCTAAACTCCAAGATTTCGATAAAAACTCTGAAATGAGTGTGTACTTGgatgataattataaaattaataaaaatatgttagcTGACAAACATGAAaacgattttaataataacgttAGTGCCATTTGGTCTCGGCTGGTTTCATTTGCTTATCAAATCGTGCAATTAAACCACGGTAAGACGTTTTAAACTGTTATGAAATGGCCTGATATTAGCTATACAAATCTTTCAGCCCtcactttgtatgtttgtttgcagGTAATTGTTATTGTGACTATAGTTCTCAGTTTTTGACAGCAGTTCTTGCGTGCGATGTGCTATGTCGAAGCGTTAACAGAATGTGTAAGTAAGTTCCATTTGTCATCATTTTAACCGAGCAATACCTTACTTTCTGTCTTAGACCGTATTATAATCAAGTACAAATGTGTATATTTTAGAGTACAATTAGAATTAACTAGTATATTAAGTAGGTGTGGCTTAATTCTAGGTAATATTTTGCAGCCTTACGTCTCTCCGATAAAGTTTGCTACTGATGAGTCGGACGCGTCAGACGACCGTAAAGATGATACAGCAAAAAAATCAGCACAAACAAGAAAATCCAGCAAAACATTTGAATACAAAGTACATATTCTTTttctaatatacatattattttaatagtttttaacttTCACGCTGATGTTACGCGTAATACcaacgttttatttgttttcatttcaatGAGGTGTGCAGATATTTGCGATAAAATACGATTCTCTGATTGGTCTCGGTATATTTTATCCTCgctcttaatattttattcgtaaactGTGcctaatttcaaatattatgttgataattttatcatgaaataaatcaaacattatttttttcacgtAGCTATATCGAAGAAATAAACGGTTCGAGAGGTCAGCACATAGAAATTATTCAGAACATTGCTCGCAGTCTCGCTATCGACGCTTGCTGTCGGAGAATCCTTCGAGAATGAAGAAGCACAGCCGAGCCAGCGAGCCGTGGCGGCGAGTTATCGACGATCCTTTCAAAGACATGAGCAGTCAAACCTCTTCTTCAAGCTGCAGTATATGGTCACAGAACTACACGATGAAGAACATGCCGTCTAAATCTTGTTCCTGTCACAAAAAGCCCAGGAACCCAATGATAAAACTTGCACACATTATAGACACGATACTGAAGGACGTGGAAGACTCGAACGCGTACTTGTGAAATTGCTTGTCGTACAATAAACGAAATAatgtttagaattttttttattaaagaactaGCTTCCGCCTGCGAATTGGTCCGTGAATacatttcccggggtaaaaatattctttgtgtTAGTCTAGGACTCTATGTGTTTATATCTAGCGGGGCCCCCTTAGCTAGAGCGATGAAAGTGATAAGAGCGGTTAGCTCGTTCAATGTACCtaccaaatataatgaaatggtcCAATGTACCTCCGTTGTATCCACAGAAATGACCTCTGAAGTTGATGTCCATCCAGCGGGGCCCTTCGTCGTTATCAGGCCGAGATACTTAAAAGTGATGTCAGACGAAACTTGGCCCAATGTACCTTTCTAGTCATGTATTTGTTCttaaaagtttgtgatgatataccagaaattaagtttcaaagttttgtctagccagcagggccctttgttatttgtattaacatatgCATAAAATGCAGACCATTCTTATGTCTTCCCAATGTACCTCACAGTTATTCactatttaccaaatttttcgCGGTTTTTctacctaaacaaaaaaataaacttttcatacaaaatagtcTGTTTGTGCAACACGGGGCAACCACAAAAGTATGGTcagcaaattcaaaattaattgttattttgtatatcgGTAGCAATGGTATGTAAacagaaaaaactttttttgagACAAAAGGACTCCTATAAATTGACATCTGTGATTGAGTATTGTCCTGGTGGTATAGGCCATTACAAAGCTCATTgcttacgaataaaaaatggcAAATGGAAATCTTTCGATGATTTAAATTCAActgttaaagtaaataatgataaacgGAAAATCGTAGCGCATTGCTTAATATATGTGAGACAATAGTTCATGtaacatataattaataatatcattgcaATAATTACAGTACGTTGTAGTATCAAGTAcgttgattattataatataattgttttgactatatttttttattgttatcttattttctttatatctgatattacacaatatggttcgaaataataaaaacgctaTGTTCCTaatatcaaaaaagttttttctgtTTAGAAAGGTACATTGGGCCAAGTTTCGTCTGACATCACTTTTAAGTATCTCGGCCTGATAACGACGAAGGGCCCCGCTGGATGGACATCAACTTCAGAGGTCATTTCTGTGGATACAACGGAGGTACATTGgaccatttcattatatttggtaGGTACATTGAACGAGCTAACCGCTCTTATCACTTTCATCGCTCTAGCTAAGGGGGCCCCGCTAGATATAAACACATTAGGACTCTCGATTATAATCTATAAATGTGTACAGTTTACGCAAAATCTGTTGAGTAGTTTTAGCGTGAGGGAGTAACATAACAAATATCCTTACATACAAATCTTTcctctttttattattattagcataGATACCCGAGTTTTAGATATAATagttggtaaataaaaaaatatagcaaatatGTAACACTTTATTACACATGTCGCCTGTACAACAGCGAATTTAAGttagttacaatatttatttagatgtcTACATAGAGGTTTTACATCGAAAAGTTTCATAAGAACGCACTCCCTTCACCTTTAAATTCGTATCAAAAACAAGCCAGTTTTATAGGAAAAATAGACAACCGATATTTCTTCTATAAACttagatttttgaaaaacattttaaataatttagtgtgAAAAATAGTGAACACTTATAATTTTCTGTGTAAGTGTTCGTGTCGCAATTTCCTAAGGTCTGAGACCATGAGCGAGCTGGTATTCACTGGGCAACAAATGGACGTGCAATGTTTTCGAGACAATTAAGAATTTGAACGATTTTCTGCAGCTCAGTAGATATTTGTTGCTGCTTGTAAATAGTTTTCGAGGGCACCATTATTCATAAGCTTTGGTCAACTAACAAATATTGGCAATCCTACACgtgaaataacttaattttagacATGCCCATCGTACCTCAGATCTATCTACAGAATGTTTGTTAATATCTTGCCCAGTGAATACACAACTACAAGATAACGTAAAGTCATTAACAGTCATTCAAACTAgatcaatacaataatatttataacgaaAACGTGACAACTCTAGGCCAGTACATGTTTACAATTATTCTAACAAATGGAAGCTATTTTACGGAAGTGAACATGAGAAAATAAACATGTATCatagaataaaaaattgaaccagtgataacaataataaatagccttctttataaaaatatttaactctggcaatacatatacatataatctGTAATTGACCCTCGTGTATGTGATACGGGTCATTTCGTGTGTTCCCTAAGGCGCATATAgcaatgttgtatttttataaggaaGGCAATAAAAGGCATCAACTTCTGCATAAAATGAAGGCCTGttaaatcacaataatttaatatttccaaATGTGCAATATCCGTAAGCTTACCGTAAACATTTAAtctaatcaattattttatccatgaaatgtatttttttgtatgtttttgattttttctGTAGGTTACGTtgaatatagtttatttataagtagtaCAGGCCTACTTTAAtacagttataatattttaaatacacatgtaaatattttactaaacatcGTGTGACGGTAAAATTGTAAGGCGTGCTCGGCTATTGGCGCAGCGTAAGCTTGATTCCTTCACAATAAATGTTTAACAACTCTTTAAAAAATCCAGTAAAAATATGCGTTTACTATTACAGGCAGTGGGACATGAACAGTGCTTCACATTTATTTgtgctatatttatttgatagtttggcgattatactttttttattgta
Above is a genomic segment from Anticarsia gemmatalis isolate Benzon Research Colony breed Stoneville strain chromosome 8, ilAntGemm2 primary, whole genome shotgun sequence containing:
- the LOC142974705 gene encoding uncharacterized protein LOC142974705 isoform X1, with protein sequence MEFLDTLDVDTKIKKAHRVRSWYLYEQYKSLEDHQLNAAQKLKDKSYQEKILRQEILERRARRKLYDQFPLCQSEPGIKRKIKSESGKASVSVSSEFFESFSDEPQDEEITRETEFEDIYSEDSNYSKSYSEELKMANEREENTSYSESANSIVENAIPDEINVCKCKKEDQFTSMTIAQDINKQMNEIKQNFDSMENIAKLQDFDKNSEMSVYLDDNYKINKNMLADKHENDFNNNVSAIWSRLVSFAYQIVQLNHGNCYCDYSSQFLTAVLACDVLCRSVNRMCNILQPYVSPIKFATDESDASDDRKDDTAKKSAQTRKSSKTFEYKLYRRNKRFERSAHRNYSEHCSQSRYRRLLSENPSRMKKHSRASEPWRRVIDDPFKDMSSQTSSSSCSIWSQNYTMKNMPSKSCSCHKKPRNPMIKLAHIIDTILKDVEDSNAYL
- the LOC142974705 gene encoding uncharacterized protein LOC142974705 isoform X2; this translates as MEKASEDVDTKIKKAHRVRSWYLYEQYKSLEDHQLNAAQKLKDKSYQEKILRQEILERRARRKLYDQFPLCQSEPGIKRKIKSESGKASVSVSSEFFESFSDEPQDEEITRETEFEDIYSEDSNYSKSYSEELKMANEREENTSYSESANSIVENAIPDEINVCKCKKEDQFTSMTIAQDINKQMNEIKQNFDSMENIAKLQDFDKNSEMSVYLDDNYKINKNMLADKHENDFNNNVSAIWSRLVSFAYQIVQLNHGNCYCDYSSQFLTAVLACDVLCRSVNRMCNILQPYVSPIKFATDESDASDDRKDDTAKKSAQTRKSSKTFEYKLYRRNKRFERSAHRNYSEHCSQSRYRRLLSENPSRMKKHSRASEPWRRVIDDPFKDMSSQTSSSSCSIWSQNYTMKNMPSKSCSCHKKPRNPMIKLAHIIDTILKDVEDSNAYL
- the LOC142974732 gene encoding protein CFAP276, whose product is MSGIKQVRNKKVLPDLRKEGILTKEILLSTKVKHGVPTGSRLFSHHTLASVRRLSFYHPFFLPEDSLDLVLAATYNHSTEKFADKEDLYIQPETIGCDTWRRLRNTFDKHPPVVIPLGHPMKRGGVREKRSPFSVKLMNSGVHSSQTNPGYSRQPAGGAIFFY